GTCGACTCGGTGGCGCCGCTCGGCCAGCGGGGCGAACTGGCGCCACCCGACCCGAACGCGCCGCCGAAGGTCGTCGACGGCCGGGTGCAACTCAACGTCACGCTCGCCGACCCACCCGACAGCAACGGCGCCGAACAGGCCATCCGCGACCTGCGCGAGGCGGTGCACGCGGTGCCCGGCGCGAACGCCGTGGTCGGCGGCTTCACCGCCATCAACGTGGACACCGCCGACGCGTCCGTCCGCGACCGCAACGTCATCATCCCGGTGGTGCTGCTGGTCATCGCGGTCATCCTGGCGCTGCTGCTGCGCGCCCTGGTCGCCCCGGTGCTGCTGATCGCCACCGTGGTGCTGTCGTTCCTGGCCACGCTCGGCCTCTGCGCGCTGCTGTTCAAGTACGTCTTCGACTTCCCCGGCGTCGACCAGTCCTTCCCGCTGTTCGCGTTCGTGTTCCTGGTCGCGCTCGGCATCGACTACAACATCTTCCTGATGAGCCGGGTCCGCGAGGAATCGGTGCGACGCGGCACCCGGGCCGGGGTGCTCGCCGGCCTGGCCGTCACCGGCGGCGTCATCACCTCCGCCGGCATCGTGCTCGCCGCCACGTTCTCCGCGCTCGCCGTACTGCCGCTCGTGGTGCTCGTCGAGTTGGGCGTGGCGGTCGCCGCCGGGGTGCTGCTCGACACCATCGTGGTCCGCTCGCTGCTGGTGCCCGCGCTCGCGTACGACATCGGGCCGAAGGTCTGGTGGCCGGGCCGGTTGTCGCGGTCCCACCGCGAGGGCGACCGCGCCGGGGCGGGGGTGGACCGTGCCTGACAGCGACGTGGTCATCGTCGGCGGCGGCCTGGCCGGCCTCGCCGCCGCGCGGCGGCTGCACCGCGCCGGCGTGCCGTGGCGGCTGCTGGAAGCCGGCGACCGGCTCGGTGGCCGGGTCGCCACCGACGAGGTCGACGGCTTCCTGCTGGACCGCGGCTTCCAGGTCCTCAACACCGCCTACCCCCGACTCGGCGGGCTGCTCGACCTCGATACCCTCGGCCTCGGCTGGTTCACCTCCGGCGTGCTGGTGCGCCGCGGCGACCGGCTGGCACGCCTGGTCAACCCGCTGCGCGAACCCACCGGCGCGCCCGGCACGCTCACCGCGGGCGTCGGCTCGCTGCGCGACCGGCTGCGCCTGGCCGCGCTCGCCGGCGGCTGCGCCACCCTGCCCGCCGGTCGGCTGCTCACCGCGCCCGAGACCAGCACCGAGACGGCGCTACGCCGGGCCGGGCTCTCCGACGCGATCATCGAGGAACTGCTCCGGCCGTTCCTGGCCGGTGTGTTGCTCGACCGCGAGCTGGCCACCTCCAGCCACGTGTTCGCGATGATCATGCGCTCCTTCGCCCGGGGCCGGATCGGCCTGCCCGCACAGGGCATGGGCGCGCTGCCCCGGGCCGTCGCCGCGCCGCTGCCCACCGAACTGATCGCCCTGCACACGCCGGTCACCCAGGTCGCGCCCGGCCGGGTCCGCACCGCGACCGGCGAGATCACCTGCCGCGCCGTCGTGGTCGCCGCGGACCCGCCCGCGGCGGCCACGCTGCTGCCCACGATCGAGCGGGTACGCATGCACGCGTACACCACCTACTACCACCGCACCGA
The genomic region above belongs to Micromonospora sp. WMMD1128 and contains:
- a CDS encoding FAD-dependent oxidoreductase, whose amino-acid sequence is MPDSDVVIVGGGLAGLAAARRLHRAGVPWRLLEAGDRLGGRVATDEVDGFLLDRGFQVLNTAYPRLGGLLDLDTLGLGWFTSGVLVRRGDRLARLVNPLREPTGAPGTLTAGVGSLRDRLRLAALAGGCATLPAGRLLTAPETSTETALRRAGLSDAIIEELLRPFLAGVLLDRELATSSHVFAMIMRSFARGRIGLPAQGMGALPRAVAAPLPTELIALHTPVTQVAPGRVRTATGEITCRAVVVAADPPAAATLLPTIERVRMHAYTTYYHRTESAPLDEPILLLDGDRRELVTNTVVLSQAAPTYAPAGQHLVATSVVGPQAPPEPVIRRELDRLYGRPTADWTHLTTVTVPEALPAAPPPQGRLRKPVALGDGLFVAGDHRDSPSIQGALASGWRTAGAVLDELRG